DNA from Hippocampus zosterae strain Florida chromosome 18, ASM2543408v3, whole genome shotgun sequence:
GACGAAGCCACGTCCACGTCATCGTAGACGTCAAACCTGGCACCCTGCTGAGCCTGTTGCGTCTTCAGAGTGTTGAAGTCGATCTCCACCGACGTCGTCTTCACGTAGCCAACTGGCAAAGGAGCAAGCGCATtttgccaactttttttttgatgatgatgaaatttaaggggttttttttcatcttaaaattttaccaaagcccccccctcccctcaaaaaaaaaaagtcacaattttgATTTTGGTACGGAGGAATATAACGcaggtcacaaaaaaaaacactcaacatACTGGATCCGTCTTGTTTTCGTCCCAACCATTTTCCCTCCGGGTTGCCTTGAACTCGAATGATATCCAGGCAGTCGCCTCGCTTGAGCGCCAGCTCCGTCCTACTGCCTTTGCAGTCCCCGCGAGCTTTGCCCTGATGTATCGCTTCCACGGGGCCCACCAGCTGACGTGCCAAAATCATATCGCAGGTTAAAAGTTCCGAAGCTAATCCGGCAAAGTGTCAAAAAGGGCGTGGCGTCTCACCTTGAATTTCTTTCTGGCCTCTTGTTCTTTCTTCTCTCGCCCCTTCTGCTCCTTCTTCTCGGCCTCCAGTTGTCGtttctcctctttctctttccttttctcGTGTTCGTCCCTGTTGACGAGCGGAAACcgaattgggggggaaaaaaatctccaacttggttaaaaaaaaaacccaaaaggttCTCTTACCACGCATCGTCAAGAGGCTCGTACATATCACCGCTGTCGTCGTCCTGTTCTTCCTCCTGCACACGCGCGGACGCAAATCGAAACGACGAGCAAACTTTACGATGATGACGTACGTGATGATTCCGTTAAGCGTTGCGTCAATGTAGCAAATGTGTCGGATTCGGATTGAATTTGAAAGGAGGAATGAAGCGTTTGTCACCTTTGGCTTCAGGCTTGGATGACCTGaagggagccccccccccaaaaaaaaaaaaaaaattaaaactgacATGTTACAAAGGTTGACTATGTTGGACTTTGTCGTCCAAATCATTTCTAGCACGGAGTTGCCCAAAAAGCAAAACCGCAAAGTTGCAGCATCATCCGTGGCAGGAAATTAAATGTAGCGGTTGTAACTTTACCTGAATAATGTCTACATGTCTGACGATAgttattttaaaacggtttaaACGTTTACAAgaactaacaaaaaataaaaaggcgttCCATGATATTAAAGACGTcattttgatgacaaataatatcctcaaaacaaaacaatcttgaCGTGTTTGATGCTTTTCAGTATTCGACCGCACCTGCAGATGGCggtagaggaggaggaagtgaagAGCTGATCTTGACCGCGTCGACATCGTCGTAGGATTCTTCCTGGTGCACGCTGCAAGGTACAAGttgaaaatgtcaatttcatccacatgtgtgtgtgtgtgtgtgtgtgtgtgcgcgcactgtGCATTACATGGTTCCCGAAGGTCGCGGGGGCAGACTTGGAAGTGCACTTCGAGGCGGCTGAGGCCGGTTTGCGCCAAGGTTACCGGAGGCTGAGCCGGTTGGCTGAACTGTTTTGTTGGAAGTGTTATTTcctgtcacaaaaaaataattgtaataatacatatattaatatattatataataatcaTACATATTTGTGCGACTGTTTGTGTATTCCGAGTATCTCGAGCGAATACTTGCGGGCCGAGAAAGCCCTTAAAAACGGCTTTTAAAATGACAGGCGACTTGAGGATGTTGATTTTGGACTTTGGTAATAGTTTGTCACTGTATTTGGAACGCAATCGGatcaagcatccatccatccattttccgaaccgcgtgatcctcactagggtcgccgggggtgctggagcctatcccagccgtcttcgggcagtaggcgggggacaccctgaatcggttgccagccaatcgcagggcacacagagacgaacaaccattcgcactcacactcacacctagggacaatttagagtgttcaatcagccttccacgcatgtttttggactgtgggaggaaaccggagcacccggagaaaacccacgcaggcccggggagaacatgcaaactccacacagggaggccggagctggaatcgaacccggtacctctgcactgtgaagcccacgtgctaaccactggactaccaggccgcttCGGATCAAGCAATAATTCATCAATATCCGGGTGATTTAATTTGAACGGGAAAATAAATGATCTGATGAAGGCGTGAGTGCATCGGCCCTTATCTCGTCCGTGTGTAAACAGCAGAGCTCTCGCTCGAAACTCTCTCTCCCCTGCTTCCTTCTTCACAAGTTCCCCATACggccaaaaacaaaagtgagccGGCCGTTGAGGGGGGGCGGAGCCAAAAGAGAAAATGGGCCGTGAACTCGACTGGACAAATGGAGGAAGTCAATATGTGACTCATGCAAACCTTTGAACAACAAGTGAAGTCACTCAGTCGGAATTCGGAATCATTTATGATTTGTATTCAACTCCAAACAAATTGATTTTCGagttcaactcattcactcccaaagacgttttggaacgtcttttcagactgggtccagaattggccggtattgaatgagttaagcaactAGTCCGACTTACCGTGAAAAATCCCCGCAGCTCTTCTGAAGTCTTCCAGGTCTACTTTGGGCGGTCGTTTGGGTTTGGGGGGCGCAGGGCCCAAAGTGAGCGTCTTTGGAAGCGGCTTGCGTTTCGGTTCCGAAGGGGAAACATCATCGTCGGTGTTCTGGATTGAGGCGTTGGGCGGAATTCTCAAGCTGGGCTTTTTACTGGCCGGGGGTTTGGGAGGGGGGACGGCAGGGTTGGCGCTGATGGGCGGTCTGGCGTCCGCCTCCGCGCTGATGTCCGACTCggatttgtttttctgcttgTTGAAAGCCTCTTTGGCCGCCAGGAAGTTTGACGGAGGCGACGCTTTATCTGCGTCTGGCTCGTTCTGTTGCCGTAACTTGACGATGCTGCTGTTGGGTTTTCGGTGCAACGGGGGCACTTTGGGCGGGGCGGGCTCGGTCGGCGAGCCTCCGCCGCTCGCTTCTTTCACCCAACTTGGTTTGGATCCCGCCGGAGGTGGCTTCGGACCGCGGGGTTTGGGGTTTGAAAGGCTCGTGCCGAGAGGAGGTTTTAGGGGGGTGGGCTTCAGCACGGGGCTTTGCACTTCACGAGACTTCAGAGCTGTCTGGCCTCTCTCAAACGCGGCTTTTTTATCCGTCATTTCACCGAGGGTGTTGTTAAATCTGCTCGCCGCTTTAGTTTTGTTTGCTCCCGGCACCTCGGCGTCACTTTTTATTGTGCTTTGAAGGTAGGACGAGGGTTTGGGCGGTAGAATTAAATTACCGTCCGAGAGACTCTCCAAAATGGGTTTCTTGGACGGGACGGCGGGACCAGATGAGAGGGTGACGTTGAGGGGCGCTTTGTGTCTCGGCGACGGCGAGGAGCTCTCCTCGGCGGCCCCGGCGTTGGCTTGAAAACGAGCCATGATGGCCTTGACGTCAGCCTTGTTTTCCTGCAAACAACGGGAAAGAGAACGATTTAGAGGAGCGGTGACACTTTGGACGCGGAGGCGCACTGGATAAAGAAGAAACGAGCGTACGACGCAGTACGAGGAAGTAGAGATAAGAGTCGAATGGCATACAGCacctatgccccccccccccccccccttgccggTACCTTGGCTGCAGCAacaaccatatatatatatattttgttcaatatttaccatttgcacaatttaattttagtagaaaataataaataaataaaatttgctTTACATTtggaaattttttatttttcaatatacAAAGTTGGAGTTTACGGTGGAGTTTAATCACGAGGAATATGAAACGACTTCATCTTAAACTCAAATGATTGAACATCCACCTGCCCCCGATGAAAAAGTTGTACGAGCATCATCCCCGTGACAAGCTAGGAAATGAAATCAGTCGAAAAATACCCTCCGTCACGTGTCTGTTTCTTAACACCCGCCacaactccaccccccccccccccccaaaaaaaaaaactaaaattaccCAACATGTCTTGCTCCAGAAAGTTGCAACTGTGCCTCTTGGACTAATGCAGAAGACTTTTACAAAACTATAGCTttgtaaaaacattaaaaacatttcgaaatgtccttttttccccccaggttTGCACATAATGCGAATCTTGGTCAATTCCTCACGGCGATGAACCGCTGCATAGCAAAGGATAGTTTAGACGAGACGCCAGCTTTGAAATGAAATCGTTTGTGCGATAGGAGCCTGGttctctggtcaaaacaaagaggaagcaaacttttctatttccattttgaTGAGAGATGAGGGCCAAAGTTGCACAAGAAAGAGCCGCAGAAGTGAAACAAAATGGCTCCCTTTTCAGATTGACTTGAATAtccaatgaattaaaaaaaagatgtatataAAATAGCGGAATCATCCCGTTGACCCTACAAGTCTGTCAATATTCCGATAAGCCCTGTCGAATTGTGCACTTGTCGCTCACCAGCGAATAGTTGACGTCATAAAAATTGAAGGTCCGTCACATATCTTAGCAGTTGTTTTTAATGTCGTTTGAGGGACTCACCATGTTGAGAACAGTCCCGCTGGCCTCGGCTTGGTCTGACGAAGTAGCTATGCGgtgcgtgcgtacgtgtgtgaGTTTGTGTACCTGaccgtgagagagagagagagcgatatGAAGCATTGAGTGTGTGAACTGCTGTGGGTTACTTCCTCTCTCGCCCCgtgctgtgtgtatgtgtcacaCTTTCTATTATCTCGCTATGATGATCTCATGGTTTGCTTGTCCCTGGCCACTTTGCTTCTTGCCTGTGTCCGGCAGCTTGGTTCCAAGGGACTATAAagtcgaaaaaagaaaaaggaaaggtGTTCGATTCAATCAGGGGTGGCGAACTTCTGATTTGTAGGCCTTCTATCGGCCTGGGAGGATCAGCATTCCTCAAAGTTGATGATGGGCAGATCCCGAGCGACTGAAATTGGTTACAAAATGTACTTTTGCCGTACATCAAAGtccaaaaactgaaaaagtgtACTTATCTTGGACACAAGTCGTCCAAAGCGCTTTATCAAGCCTCATATTCCctttttttgaaaacatgtCGCAGTGTCCACCGACATGCTAAAGCAGTCGCGTCAACTTACGGAaaggttttcctttttagtttaaaataactTAGTTTGACCGCCGGGATTCCTCGCTGGCCAATGACAGAACCcagtgttgtgttttgtttttgcgttTGTTAAAGttttaaatcccccccccccgcgttcTGTTGTACCAGCTAGCTAAAGCTAAGCTAACGTGTGAGGGTTTGTTAGTTTTAAATCCCCCCGCGTTCTGTTGTACCAGCTAGCTAAAGCTAAGCTAACGTGTGAGGGTTTGTTACAGTTTTAAATTCCCCCCGCGTTCTGTTGTACCAGCTAGCTAAAGCTAAGCTACCGTGCGAGGGTTTGTTAGTTTTAAATCCCCCCGCGTTCTGTTGTACCAGCTAGCTAAAGCTAAGCTAACGTGTGAGGGTTTGTTAAAGTTTTAAATCCCCCCGTGTTCTGTTGTACCAGCTAGCTAAAGCTAAGCTAACGTGCGAGGGTTTGTTACAGTTTTAAATCCCCCCCGCGTTCTGTTGTACCAGCTAGCTAAAGCTAAGCTACCGTGCGAGGGTTTGTTAGTTTTAAATCCCCCCGCGTTCTGTTGTACCAGCTAGCTAAAGCTAAGCTACCGTGCGAGGGTTTGTGTCTCCAGTTTGCAAACTGCCTTTGCGTTGGGAGGCCGTCAGAAATGTAATGTCAACGACGTTGATGGGCTCGCGCCCATCGCGTCAATCGCTTGACTGATTGCTCAACagtttaatgctcatttagccggCGAAACATACATCACACGCGTTGCCATTCCAGCATTCCTCCGACACTTGTGCAATATACTATGATTCATTCCCAAATCGAATCCAAAAATTCTCCAAGCAAAGTCTTTGGTGTTCCAATATGTCTCGTGTGTGATCCGAGGTTCATTCCTTGTTAGCGGTGACGCTCTTCCCCGTAACCGTTGTAACGTtccccctctcctcctccgcctctctCGTACACCTCCGGGCAGTGGATCCCGAGCCGTCTCTGCAGCTTCTCCTCCTGCAGACGCAGCTCCAGGGAGTCGACCAAGTCGTATACGTTCTCCAGAGACCACATGGGTGAGGGGAACCACGCCTTGACGTCGCCGTCCTTGCCCACCACCAGCATGCTGAAGTAATCCTTGCTGATTTTCAGCTGCTCGCGCAGGTCGTTGACCACCACGCGGGACAACGGCTCCACTTCACTCTGACTGCGACCTGGAGGGGATGGTGACAGATGTATGTGATATGAAAATAGAAAATGGAGAACCTCTCAAGATGGAGGCAAAAAtccccaaaaatgaaatgacaaccATAAACCAGGAAATGTAATCACCATTGAGCGGAAACAGCTCAACAGTCCCGGAAGCTTTCTCCCCAACCCCGGTTAGCTTCAACATGGCAACGTGACGAATTCCTGAGAGAAGCAAAGATACTTTCGGCAAAGCAAGACAGCGGACATCTATTTTGAGTATTTCAAACACAAGGTTAACTGAGCGTATTggccccgaatataagacggccctgattataagacgaccccctctttttcaagactcacgtttggaaaaaaagagtttttgaacaccaaatatatttttatacagcaaataattacagtacatctgaaacaaatgattctaacaatatatttgagagaaaaagcatgttatgaggatcaagcggctcggaagatgaatgaatgaatgaatgaaagtcttaatatctgaacatttaaatatgtaaactaaagtgcaatcacattcgtaaatgaatggcttctggattttgaaatgtaaatgacatcataacttctcagctgccggttaacctggccgatctttgacctaCCCACTTTTCcccagattgtcgctatgtttctccattttctgttatctcttctattattttctttcttactgctattttttatttttcttcttcgtgctaccgctattttcatttttattctttgtgacagggcTTCACTTttgcctggggagtcaagttcagctttcgcttcaatgatatctggcgccatctagcgtcgtgaatgggcataacgtctagaccccaaatataagacgacccccactttttattcttatttcaatgcaaaaaacactcttatattcgggccaatatggtactaGTTAAAGTCTTTGCATGCAATTTTTTGCATGTTCCTGACAATGTCGCTCAAAACACTTCAAAGTACAATTTTGGAATACAGCTGTCGTATTGGTTCTCGGTAGATTGTGCCGCCGCCGAGGGCGAGTGCGGCGCATCGCTAACCAAGGTGACATTCTTGCCCGTTGAGAGCGGACAGCTGCTGTTGAAATGAGTAGTCGTCCTCAGCTGGAGCAGAGATGATCAGTAGTCTCCTCTTGGACACGAACCTAACGAGGATGGGTCAGTCAACATTTGGGTCGTTTGGCGTTCGGTGTACGCGTGTGGGCGTGTGGACCCTTGCTTTACCTTAGCAGGGAATTCTCCGTTTTGGGTTGTTGCTTGTCAGCTCCGCACGCTGGAggacttttcctttctttttctttctcggGGCGCCTTGAGGGAAAGTTGTCGATGTAGTCGAATATAGCGAGGCTTGATGGAGGCGCCTCAAACACTCTCTGGGGTGGGTGGAATCAAAATGGGATGCAGGAAACCTTATCCCCGGACTACAAATGATATTGTCATACAGGAATTTGCATGGAATCCAAATGTAATCTTACGTTGGGCCCGATGTCGTAGTCGGTGACGGTCATGGAAAAAAGATCAGGCGAAGACAAACCCAGATGGGATCGCAACAGTGAGATCAGGCCTGAATCGGACAACTGTTCCGGTAGCTCGCTGAATGGAGGCTCCGACTCTTCAATGCAAATAACGCACAATGAGCTCATTGTGAAAAGAAGTTTAAAGGActtcttattaaaaaaataaaatgggaagGAAGCAGGACGACATTATTATGTTgagaaaatgaggacatttttttgttgtatgttgCTGTGGGAATCCCGTGTAAGTTTTAGAATGAAAAGAAATAGTCTGAAAATAATATTCTTGTCGTGTTATCCGTCATAAATACGACTAGACGAGGACCACGAAATGCGTGCCGAGCCGTCCTACCGAGCCGGGGGTGCTCCAACGTGAGGGTGGCGTCGTTGCCTTTGCCCACGATGGTCGCCACGGTGACCTTGCGGGTGGCCAGCTCACAGCGCTGCTTCTCGTTCTCGGCGCTCTGCTGCACGAACAGCGTTGCGTCGCTGCTCGGGGTTGAGATTAGCTTCCACCACcacgacaaacacacacacacacacgcacgatcaAACACCGTTAACTGGACGGCGCGTGACGTTTAAGGGATTCTTACCATCAACCTTCTCTTCCCCTTTAAATGATCCAGAAAGTCTTTCAAGGCATTTTTGTCCTTCTCACTTGCTTCTTTGTGAGACTTCTTGCCTCTTCCTTTccctttctttcccttttttcctttgcccttttttggggatttttctttttgctcatTCTCCTTTTTACTCTCCTCTGCGTGTTTTTTAGGCCCTGTGTCCGATGTGGCGTCAGGCCTGCAAAATTCGGGACAAAGGGGACACGTGATGTAAAATGGTGGCTTCACGTGAGCAGTTTGGACATGCAGGGGTGAAATGTAACCaagacaaatgttttgttggacGCACCCTTGCCATCCAAAAAAAACttcgatcgttttttttttctttttttttggtccttgtTATTTTTGGTGACAGTTTTGCATTTGAGAGTGAACGTAAAAGAAATCTGAAATGAAATCACCTTTCTTGCTTCACTTCCTCTTTTCCTGTTGACACAGCAGGAGGACGCTGCGTATtcttcttttcctcttcccGTTTGCCACCGCCGGCAGCGCCGCCGTCACCGGTGGCCTCTTTTCTCCTCCCAGCCGGCGCCTTCCAAATAACAAACCTGGACTTGCCGCTCAGAATGTCCTGGATCTTACTCTTCAGCACGGCTTTTTTGTCCATCCGGGGCTTCCTTTGCAGGGTCACCTCAGAGGTCAAGTTGCTTTTCTTCTGAGGACTCAGAatgatcttcttcttcttcatcatctttttccttttcacCACAACTTTCTTTTTCGTGCTTTCACACCTGCGAAATTGTGAAACAGTGCTCACATAAAGCTCAAGGCCCcccattttgtgtattttcttttgtaatGCTACCGTATTTTGCGCACTATAAGGGGCACCAAAACGCATTCAATTTCCTCAAAAGccgacggtgcgccttataatccgatgcgctttgtatatggatcaatattcagattcaaTATTCTTGAATAAAGTcatttaaatgttctgcaaagcgctttgttgtGGCTGCAGCGGTTTTGAAGGCTTTGTATCAATaaatctgtattgtattgtattcgcttgagcgtagctccatctagtggacgcataatgcaaccgcagccacgatTGTAGCTTCTCTTCGATGCATCTTATAATGCgctgcaccctatatatgaaaacagttttcatcctggagaacccacggggagGGTCAAATTTGTCcgtaatcctaaattaggattaaagcattgaatattttaaaaacatatattttggtgttcagtgaacatatagcagtcgtTTAGGGTTAAAATAGGCGgtttattgaaggtgcgccttatactccgaagcgccttacagtgcggaaaatacggtacaaagTGTTAACGCGGAACCTCAGTTTGGATCCTTTTCTGGTTATCTTCTCCAGCTTCCTCATGGGCAATTGATCTATGACCTCCAAGATCGCCTCTACCCGAACCGGGTAGGGGAACCGCTCGCTGActctcaggttttttttcagcaccaACATGTGAAAGGCTTGGTCCTGAAACCAATAAAACCCGTTACGGGTCGCCGTAGCGCATCGTGCTTTTTGCCGTATGAGTAGACCGTTCCTGATCGCGCAGATATAATTGTCTTTTATCTTTTACCTGGGTGAGCTCAAGATAGTGCAGCAGCTTGGTGACAGTGTCGGGGTCCAGTGTCTCCACCGTGGCCTCTCCTTGAACTGTCGTCTTCTGGATCCTTCCTTCCATCATAGCGTTTTGGATGACGGTGACGATGAACGTGTCTCTTTCGGCCAGATGGCAGTTTAGCGATTTCTGAAggagaccgaaaaaaaaaaaatctgagcaaGTGCACAAAGCCCATCCCTTGTTTTACGACTCAAGAACCTGATCCATGTCTTCCAGCTGTTTCTCCATCATA
Protein-coding regions in this window:
- the fybb gene encoding FYN-binding protein 1 isoform X2 gives rise to the protein MLHIALSLSHGQVHKLTHVRTHRIATSSDQAEASGTVLNMENKADVKAIMARFQANAGAAEESSSPSPRHKAPLNVTLSSGPAVPSKKPILESLSDGNLILPPKPSSYLQSTIKSDAEVPGANKTKAASRFNNTLGEMTDKKAAFERGQTALKSREVQSPVLKPTPLKPPLGTSLSNPKPRGPKPPPAGSKPSWVKEASGGGSPTEPAPPKVPPLHRKPNSSIVKLRQQNEPDADKASPPSNFLAAKEAFNKQKNKSESDISAEADARPPISANPAVPPPKPPASKKPSLRIPPNASIQNTDDDVSPSEPKRKPLPKTLTLGPAPPKPKRPPKVDLEDFRRAAGIFHGNNTSNKTVQPTGSASGNLGANRPQPPRSALPSLPPRPSGTIVHQEESYDDVDAVKISSSLPPPLPPSAGHPSLKPKEEEQDDDSGDMYEPLDDAWDEHEKRKEKEEKRQLEAEKKEQKGREKKEQEARKKFKLVGPVEAIHQGKARGDCKGSRTELALKRGDCLDIIRVQGNPEGKWLGRKQDGSIGYVKTTSVEIDFNTLKTQQAQQGARFDVYDDVDVASSDSSGISGQGVFLPPPPVEDDELYNDVIDPDLDVRLPPPSQFTAEDNAVDDELYYDVDAQIQPPPPPISSIPSTRGRGKAEETDPKKTKKLEKEEKDFRKKFKYDGEIQVLYQVTVSPTAVNKKWGIKELAVKAGEKLDVIVKPTDNKMICRNEEGKFGYVSMCHICMDDGDIYDDIGDECIYDNE
- the fybb gene encoding FYN-binding protein 1 isoform X1, which translates into the protein MLHIALSLSHGQVHKLTHVRTHRIATSSDQAEASGTVLNMENKADVKAIMARFQANAGAAEESSSPSPRHKAPLNVTLSSGPAVPSKKPILESLSDGNLILPPKPSSYLQSTIKSDAEVPGANKTKAASRFNNTLGEMTDKKAAFERGQTALKSREVQSPVLKPTPLKPPLGTSLSNPKPRGPKPPPAGSKPSWVKEASGGGSPTEPAPPKVPPLHRKPNSSIVKLRQQNEPDADKASPPSNFLAAKEAFNKQKNKSESDISAEADARPPISANPAVPPPKPPASKKPSLRIPPNASIQNTDDDVSPSEPKRKPLPKTLTLGPAPPKPKRPPKVDLEDFRRAAGIFHGNNTSNKTVQPTGSASGNLGANRPQPPRSALPSLPPRPSGTIVHQEESYDDVDAVKISSSLPPPLPPSAGHPSLKPKEEEQDDDSGDMYEPLDDAWDEHEKRKEKEEKRQLEAEKKEQKGREKKEQEARKKFKLVGPVEAIHQGKARGDCKGSRTELALKRGDCLDIIRVQGNPEGKWLGRKQDGSIGYVKTTSVEIDFNTLKTQQAQQGARFDVYDDVDVASSDSSGISGQGVFLPPPPVEDDELYNDVIDPDLDVSHQRPRLSVPKSLGLLKIFERNRRPVSTKVLPPPSQFTAEDNAVDDELYYDVDAQIQPPPPPISSIPSTRGRGKAEETDPKKTKKLEKEEKDFRKKFKYDGEIQVLYQVTVSPTAVNKKWGIKELAVKAGEKLDVIVKPTDNKMICRNEEGKFGYVSMCHICMDDGDIYDDIGDECIYDNE
- the ccdc80l2 gene encoding coiled-coil domain-containing protein 80, whose protein sequence is MFCRFCTHWLLVAALWSLGHSSSLAARRKVTSSKSKSQLDPNVKDWGDYSDLLPGTALGLGLNEDRRHGHDNRDGWGSSSSLAPDLDFLSDYAGKKRLWVMTAPTYNDHYLRMMEKQLEDMDQKSLNCHLAERDTFIVTVIQNAMMEGRIQKTTVQGEATVETLDPDTVTKLLHYLELTQDQAFHMLVLKKNLRVSERFPYPVRVEAILEVIDQLPMRKLEKITRKGSKLRCESTKKKVVVKRKKMMKKKKIILSPQKKSNLTSEVTLQRKPRMDKKAVLKSKIQDILSGKSRFVIWKAPAGRRKEATGDGGAAGGGKREEEKKNTQRPPAVSTGKEEVKQERPDATSDTGPKKHAEESKKENEQKEKSPKKGKGKKGKKGKGRGKKSHKEASEKDKNALKDFLDHLKGKRRLMLISTPSSDATLFVQQSAENEKQRCELATRKVTVATIVGKGNDATLTLEHPRLESEPPFSELPEQLSDSGLISLLRSHLGLSSPDLFSMTVTDYDIGPNRVFEAPPSSLAIFDYIDNFPSRRPEKEKERKSPPACGADKQQPKTENSLLRFVSKRRLLIISAPAEDDYSFQQQLSALNGQECHLGIRHVAMLKLTGVGEKASGTVELFPLNGRSQSEVEPLSRVVVNDLREQLKISKDYFSMLVVGKDGDVKAWFPSPMWSLENVYDLVDSLELRLQEEKLQRRLGIHCPEVYERGGGGEGERYNGYGEERHR